From Ndongobacter massiliensis:
GGATGGACTTGTCGTTGAAATTCCAAATAAAGGCGTCTTTGTAAAGGAATTTACCTCTCGTGACATTGAAGAAGTTTATGATCTCCGTGTACTGTTGGAAGACTACGCCATCGGTAAGTTACATGATAATTTGACAACGGCAAATATGGAACAGTTGTTAAAATGTCTCAATGAGTTGGAGACTTTGTATGCGCAAAATGATCTACGAGCGTATACGTATGTGGATTCTATCTTACATAGTCTCCTTATTGAAATGAGTGGTAACAGCCTTTTGCAATCTATGTACAGTCGAATTCATTCCATTATGCAGCAGTTTCGCATCTATTCACTCATCAGTAAAAAACGATTCGATGAATCGATTGTTGAACATCGTGACATTATTCACTTCCTGCTCACAAATAACACCGCTGAAGCGCAAGCAGTAAACAAACGACATTTATTGTTAGCCCGGGAAAAAATCATCGAGCACTTTTCCGAACTGGGCGAACAAAGTCCTCTTATTGTTTTACCGGATGCAAAAAATAATGAAATAAGCCAAACAAATCCGCAGGAGAAATCCAATCAATAAATACCTTGTATTTCTTCCTACAAAAACGACGGCAGAATACGAGAGTGTAAACTAAAATGTGTTTGAACCTAAAAGGTAAACTAGAAAAGGAACCTTTTTTGAGTAGAATTTTGTTACCCAAACACAATTCCTACCGAGAGAGATCTTCAGACGATCCGCAAACCACCATCATCAATCTCTACAGTCGTGGAATTACGATGTGAGAAGTCTCTGAGATTATGGAGTAGATGTACCATTATTATTCCGCAGCCACAGTCTCGCAACTCAGCAAGCTTGTCAATGAAGACAGGAAAGCCTTCTAGGAATGTCCAGTGAAATCGTATTATGTGTTCCTCTTTTGCGATGCGACCTACCTCCCTGTGCGAAGAGA
This genomic window contains:
- a CDS encoding GntR family transcriptional regulator: MNHHPIKTIRNQVYQILKDEICAGCYKPGQWLQENELADRLSVSRSPIREALRQLASDGLVVEIPNKGVFVKEFTSRDIEEVYDLRVLLEDYAIGKLHDNLTTANMEQLLKCLNELETLYAQNDLRAYTYVDSILHSLLIEMSGNSLLQSMYSRIHSIMQQFRIYSLISKKRFDESIVEHRDIIHFLLTNNTAEAQAVNKRHLLLAREKIIEHFSELGEQSPLIVLPDAKNNEISQTNPQEKSNQ